Within Plasmodium coatneyi strain Hackeri chromosome 14, complete sequence, the genomic segment ATGCGGCATTTATATATGAGCTTACCATCAACAAGGGCATTTTTGCGTAACAGTTCCATATGAACTTCCTCTATCGGGTCGGCTGTTTTGATAATGTATTCCTTCTCCACTTGGTGTTTGTGCTTGTTTAGCAAATAACTGCAGAGGAGCGTATTCTGCGTAAAAACTAGGAGGCCCGTGGAGTTGGCGTCCAATCttccacacacatataacTTATTGACCTTTTCtatgtttacatttttgttgaTAAAATAActcatacatttttgttcctcctctatgtacttattttcatttcttatTAAATTTCTGGCGAGAAGTTTTTTGTTCGTCTTGTGGTCATTCAAAATGGACAAGTAATATTTGGGCTTATTCAAAATGATGGTTATGTTTTTGTTCTTGAGCAGCTCTTTGCCTACTTTGGTTAACTCCACTTTATCCTTCCCCGGGGAAATGACAATATTTTCAAACACTACCTGATCATTGACTTGGATAATTCCTCTGCTTAAATTGTTGAATGCAAATCTGGAGCTGCATAGGCCTTCATTCCAGCAGTACTGGGTTATCTTCATTTGGAGACATTCTTCCGTCTTCTTATTCGGGCAGAACAACTTACTGTTGTCGATATTTATGTGCATTAGCTCATCACTGAtgtggttctttttttcgtcgtTAATTTGTGGGTCTGTCTTATATGGGTGTTTTTCCTgtgatttttccccttcatggTTCTCGGCAACCATATGGATCTccccttctgcttcttccttgacCGCACGATTGCTGCTCCTTTTGCTTATGAGCTTACTCCACTTTTTGTACTCACTCAGGTATTTTACCTTTACCTGTTCACTCCCCGTTGGGTCACTGCACCCTCCCGTTGGGTCATTGCACCTTCCCGCTGGGGTCCCTCCTCTTTGTGTGCAGCCACCCAGTTCCACTTCATCATCCTTGTCCTTTTTTCGAGGGGCAGAATACCGCCCCCCCCTTATGGTGGGTAGTAGTATGGGTGTTTCCTCCTTAAGGTAATCGTAAAAGATCTTCTGTTTGGAGTCCACATAGCTTTTGCACGTAtcgtacatgtgcacattttgttcatattttttcctatcatAACTGTGCGTTATTACATCTTTGGTTATGTTGTCACTGATGTGTCTGCTCAATTGTCCTCCCCAACTGTGTAAAGTGCCCCTCACTTTGTGGCCTCTCCATCGGACGCCCCCGGGTATGAGCATATGTGGAGAGGGCAATCGATGGGTGCACAAGCACATCAACTCATGAGAGGGTTCCCCTTCATCCGGTAGAGCGTTCGCTTAAGATTTGCGACTTCGCTGTTGGCGTACTTTCTGACGCACTTTTTGATTCAccttttgatttttttttttttttttttttttttttggtgaaaaaattatgaacggGTCAGGTCGATACTGTCATGCAAAGCTGCTCCTCTCCCCTGCCGCTTTTTCcgtccccattttttttctaaaaaagtTTTCCCTTGGGAAAACATCTAATCTAAACGCGGAAATTATTTTGCTCCCATTTTGTGTTCCCcgaagtgggaaaaaaaagaaaaaaaaaaatgcataccgAAGGGAGATGCATATCTATGTTTAATAAGAGCTATGTATGTCTTTACGCGGGCGAGAGTGTGCCACGGGCCCTGGtgccttcccccccaaaaaaccTACGCATAATTGCAGCCGCGGCAACGGACCCGCAGgtataagtaaaaaatttacaccgCAAAAACGGCCAACGTTGCAGCTCTGCGggggaaaattttgaagCGGAACAACGACGCGGTGCGCATTTTCGCCATTTATAGCAAGTTAACGgcactatttttatttattttttttttgcctaccCAGGGGGAAATTTAATCCAAAAGAGggataagtatatatatgtacatgctgtattttttttttcgccccaCCCCCCATGTGTTGCTTAAATTAGATGCAACTTTTATGATTAGTCATTCTTTGCGGAGTTGCTGAAAAGCGGCCCctgaattgttttttttttttttac encodes:
- a CDS encoding Pseudouridylate synthase; the encoded protein is MLIPGGVRWRGHKVRGTLHSWGGQLSRHISDNITKDVITHSYDRKKYEQNVHMYDTCKSYVDSKQKIFYDYLKEETPILLPTIRGGRYSAPRKKDKDDEVELGGCTQRGGTPAGRCNDPTGGCSDPTGSEQVKVKYLSEYKKWSKLISKRSSNRAVKEEAEGEIHMVAENHEGEKSQEKHPYKTDPQINDEKKNHISDELMHINIDNSKLFCPNKKTEECLQMKITQYCWNEGLCSSRFAFNNLSRGIIQVNDQVVFENIVISPGKDKVELTKVGKELLKNKNITIILNKPKYYLSILNDHKTNKKLLARNLIRNENKYIEEEQKCMSYFINKNVNIEKVNKLYVCGRLDANSTGLLVFTQNTLLCSYLLNKHKHQVEKEYIIKTADPIEEVHMELLRKNALVDGKLIYKCRIKYVDCFTLSFTLYQGFHKIIRKLCLLSNIKIKALHRDVEANATMFNIYSRGFSKKAGWSWIKNRRGRKKILSFAYPPKERSSIVKLTDESDKLVFVCNGKLRNTFMTTVKNMKETKCVVKNDTICTPCLVVSKAKCHTLLESFTFDEILHLEKLAPRILQAFEEAQSRLQQDGQNRVLSRHEAVKFRLV